A genomic region of Mycobacterium sp. Aquia_213 contains the following coding sequences:
- a CDS encoding SAM-dependent methyltransferase: MYELKQLMSVGLDITTPQSMGKLYDTVFNDANNFAEDSMFLNYGYWKNNPTTLDEACAEFARLVGREADIRPGDIVVDAGPGFGDQDFLWAKEFQPQEIIGINVSRKQIEIASGRAQALGLASTVRYVHGSASELPRPDESVNKVVALESPFHFPSRREFFSEAFRVLKPGGRLVTADIIPLPKEAVPRPNARWGIVGSAARSVYAHGQANDFDASGYSDVLRETGFEKVNVYSIRDYVFDDFANFVRHRLKNSDYRSVHPWLRRMNGPTAVAIWSPWLDYLIAVAQK; this comes from the coding sequence ATGTACGAGCTGAAGCAATTAATGAGCGTTGGCTTGGATATTACGACGCCGCAGAGTATGGGCAAATTATACGACACGGTGTTCAACGACGCGAATAATTTCGCGGAAGACTCGATGTTTTTGAATTACGGGTATTGGAAAAACAATCCTACGACTCTCGATGAGGCCTGTGCTGAATTTGCGCGCTTAGTGGGAAGAGAAGCAGACATCCGGCCTGGTGACATCGTGGTCGATGCTGGACCCGGATTCGGTGACCAAGATTTCCTCTGGGCCAAAGAGTTTCAGCCTCAGGAGATTATCGGAATAAACGTATCGAGAAAGCAAATCGAGATAGCTTCCGGAAGAGCACAAGCATTGGGCCTCGCGAGTACCGTGCGGTACGTCCACGGGTCGGCCAGTGAGTTGCCCAGGCCGGACGAATCTGTGAACAAGGTAGTTGCGCTTGAATCGCCCTTTCACTTTCCTTCGCGTCGCGAATTCTTCAGTGAAGCTTTCCGGGTTCTCAAGCCCGGCGGCCGCCTCGTGACTGCGGATATCATTCCGCTGCCCAAGGAGGCAGTCCCACGACCTAACGCCCGGTGGGGCATCGTCGGATCGGCTGCTCGCTCGGTGTATGCGCACGGTCAAGCGAATGATTTCGATGCTTCGGGATATAGCGACGTCTTGCGAGAAACAGGCTTCGAGAAAGTGAATGTGTATTCAATTCGGGACTACGTCTTCGACGACTTCGCAAATTTTGTCCGCCATCGCCTCAAAAACTCGGATTACCGAAGTGTCCATCCTTGGCTCCGGCGAATGAACGGCCCCACCGCAGTAGCTATATGGAGCCCGTGGCTAGATTATTTGATCGCGGTCGCGCAGAAGTAG
- a CDS encoding Rieske 2Fe-2S domain-containing protein, translating to MTTFEAQDSATQTDLVNQPEQTAPLEEARLLCDAPPPFPFGWFAVALCHELRAGAVLTRQFMDREIVIYRTESGTVCATEAYCPHLGAHLGHGGEVCGEELRCPFHGFRFSVKGSCVYSPSGAPPPAARLGLLEVREIHGAIFVWHGPAGQVPWEITPLGGDESDWHHVRHTVRHVHSHPQELVENSIDITHFVALHGLRNAQLVEPPIFDGPRMRVDYTYTQLTLRKSEVDVKMRIRIDGLGFVVDEVDSRGLSLRVFSLATPVGERDTVQHLLVSVRKRGRSVVGKAVWRCIEKISGPFILRGLVDQIKQDDPVWTNKKYLRRPAIAEGDGPIHAYRRWVSQFYSEGAAW from the coding sequence TTGACAACCTTCGAAGCTCAGGACTCGGCCACACAGACCGACCTCGTCAATCAGCCGGAGCAGACCGCCCCGCTGGAAGAGGCGCGACTGCTTTGCGATGCGCCTCCGCCTTTCCCGTTCGGGTGGTTCGCGGTGGCGCTGTGTCACGAGCTGCGTGCGGGTGCGGTGTTGACCCGTCAGTTCATGGATCGCGAGATTGTCATCTATCGCACGGAGTCAGGAACGGTGTGCGCCACCGAGGCGTACTGCCCGCATCTGGGAGCCCATCTGGGGCACGGCGGCGAGGTGTGTGGCGAAGAGCTGCGTTGTCCGTTTCACGGCTTCCGGTTCTCGGTGAAAGGTTCGTGTGTGTACTCGCCGTCGGGTGCCCCGCCTCCTGCGGCGCGCCTGGGTCTTCTCGAAGTCCGCGAGATCCACGGTGCCATTTTCGTGTGGCATGGCCCCGCCGGACAGGTGCCGTGGGAGATTACGCCGCTGGGCGGCGATGAATCGGACTGGCACCATGTGAGGCACACGGTTCGGCACGTACACAGCCATCCGCAGGAACTTGTCGAAAACAGTATCGACATTACGCATTTTGTTGCATTGCATGGGCTGCGGAATGCTCAACTGGTCGAGCCGCCAATTTTTGACGGCCCGCGAATGCGCGTTGACTACACCTACACTCAGCTGACTCTGCGGAAGTCCGAAGTTGATGTCAAAATGCGCATTCGAATCGACGGTTTGGGCTTCGTTGTCGATGAGGTTGATTCACGCGGACTTTCGCTGCGGGTCTTCAGCTTGGCGACTCCCGTCGGTGAACGCGACACGGTCCAACATCTGCTTGTGAGCGTGCGCAAACGGGGCCGGAGCGTAGTGGGTAAAGCCGTATGGCGTTGCATCGAAAAGATTAGCGGGCCGTTCATCCTGCGCGGACTGGTCGACCAAATCAAGCAAGATGACCCGGTATGGACGAACAAGAAGTATCTGCGCCGACCGGCAATTGCTGAGGGGGATGGTCCGATCCACGCGTATAGGCGGTGGGTGAGTCAGTTTTATTCAGAAGGTGCCGCCTGGTGA
- a CDS encoding wax ester/triacylglycerol synthase family O-acyltransferase — translation MLRLETSKQPMTACGMFMLDTSTMPGGYSFEAFREKLLKQIDALPEFRMKLADSVLNIGAPVWVDDPDFDLDNHLHRIELPAPGGPHELSKVGGRLVAERMDRGRPVWDMFVIEGLVDADPGLTANVAVMLRMQHVLADGQKALDMFARLCSTEADPPSPEAIGGIGTVSNRQIVLDGWVQFACRPWHLTKTLLSALVGLLFDARKALRSARGIAAAGWFGKMPAAPRTPFNGKLTSRRTAAYVQLDLADAQAVKDRFGVTVNDVMLAVISGALRRFLLDRAALPNVGLLAWMPIAVSDPANAGRNQVAVRLINLHSDVVDPADRLRAIAGMTSATKRDDSAIGSRLPQYFLEHFPGLLAFGPRIYRWAQLSERRPVNNVSVSNVRGPATQSYLLGAAITGRYAFGPIIEGGGLDVVVMSLYGKLDIGLVCCPDLVPDLWDLADGIPAALLELQTAAG, via the coding sequence ATGCTGCGCCTAGAGACCTCGAAGCAGCCGATGACCGCTTGCGGCATGTTCATGCTGGACACTTCGACGATGCCAGGCGGATATAGCTTCGAAGCTTTCCGTGAAAAGCTATTGAAGCAAATCGATGCGCTGCCTGAATTCCGCATGAAATTGGCGGACAGTGTTTTGAATATCGGCGCTCCGGTCTGGGTAGACGATCCCGACTTCGACCTTGACAACCACCTGCACCGGATCGAGCTGCCGGCACCGGGCGGTCCTCATGAGCTTTCGAAGGTGGGCGGGCGTCTGGTCGCAGAACGGATGGACCGCGGCCGACCGGTGTGGGACATGTTCGTGATCGAGGGACTCGTCGATGCTGACCCGGGCTTGACGGCGAATGTCGCGGTGATGCTGCGGATGCAACACGTTCTCGCGGACGGCCAGAAGGCCCTCGACATGTTCGCACGGCTCTGCAGTACCGAGGCCGACCCACCGTCGCCGGAGGCCATCGGAGGGATCGGGACTGTCAGCAATCGGCAGATCGTGCTTGACGGGTGGGTGCAGTTTGCCTGCCGGCCTTGGCATCTGACCAAGACGCTACTGTCGGCGTTGGTCGGCCTGCTCTTCGATGCCAGAAAGGCTCTTCGTTCTGCGCGAGGCATAGCGGCGGCCGGCTGGTTTGGAAAAATGCCAGCCGCTCCGCGAACTCCGTTCAATGGCAAACTCACCAGCCGCCGCACCGCAGCGTATGTCCAGCTGGATCTTGCGGATGCCCAGGCCGTTAAGGACAGGTTCGGCGTTACGGTCAACGACGTGATGTTAGCTGTGATATCGGGCGCGTTGAGACGATTTCTGCTCGACCGCGCCGCGTTGCCCAACGTCGGACTTCTCGCGTGGATGCCCATCGCGGTGTCCGATCCGGCCAACGCAGGCCGCAACCAGGTGGCTGTTCGATTGATCAACTTGCACAGCGACGTAGTCGATCCAGCCGACCGGCTGAGAGCTATCGCCGGGATGACTTCGGCTACTAAGCGGGATGATTCGGCAATTGGATCTCGGCTGCCACAATACTTTTTGGAACACTTCCCCGGCCTGTTAGCGTTCGGACCGCGCATCTACAGGTGGGCCCAGTTAAGTGAACGCCGGCCTGTGAATAACGTGAGCGTCTCGAACGTGCGCGGGCCAGCGACGCAGAGCTATTTGCTGGGCGCGGCGATTACGGGAAGGTATGCCTTCGGGCCGATCATCGAGGGCGGTGGGCTCGACGTCGTTGTGATGTCGCTTTACGGCAAACTCGACATCGGCTTGGTGTGCTGCCCGGATTTGGTGCCCGACCTCTGGGATCTGGCAGACGGTATACCAGCTGCACTACTCGAATTGCAGACTGCGGCGGGCTGA
- a CDS encoding SDR family NAD(P)-dependent oxidoreductase translates to MHGAHSASKFAIDAFADTLRIELRPWKIAVSVVQPAQIDTEMQSAAGGLVDEMTAVISSEHRSRYARHLVGLAQSTPAAEWLVLAAGRVAEVVARTLTTRRPRARYVVGLNARMQLAVLPNLPTAARDRLFHALARQPR, encoded by the coding sequence TTGCACGGTGCTCACTCCGCTTCGAAATTCGCGATTGATGCGTTCGCCGACACGCTACGAATTGAGCTCCGTCCGTGGAAGATTGCGGTCAGCGTCGTTCAACCAGCTCAGATTGACACCGAGATGCAAAGCGCCGCTGGCGGGCTGGTCGACGAGATGACTGCGGTGATCTCATCGGAACATCGCAGCCGGTATGCGCGACACCTGGTAGGGCTTGCGCAATCAACCCCCGCAGCGGAGTGGTTGGTGTTGGCGGCGGGCAGGGTGGCCGAAGTGGTGGCCCGAACCCTCACCACTCGTCGACCACGGGCACGCTATGTCGTCGGCCTCAATGCACGAATGCAACTCGCCGTGCTGCCGAACCTGCCCACCGCGGCGCGAGACCGCCTGTTTCATGCTCTCGCTCGTCAGCCGCGATAG
- a CDS encoding cytochrome P450 codes for MGDYWADPCGYLRELRNRYGDVYRLPWPMAEVVVVNHPDHVAHVLNSREGEYGRTSGPGAGFAGFAVGVGLAMLEGEKYRQRRKALAPMFGRRQLTRIATCLADEFDKSLARWDRFAESGERIDLHEELPAVIMPAFMRVMFSIELTDAELHQVAVDVRALLSPFTSSLGFLGRPRLLLEAGNIAQAWLRMRRWVLRRVDERLADGQSYDDAMQVVLDAHRRDGRSIRRRDAVLDIMSLMGAAWDSVDASLAWTLGLLPQNPAAQQRLYDEVDGLGGAVPTFDDLDRLQWARACFAEGLRLEAPPFLLRVAKVNDTIGGYHIRRGSRVGVSPYALHRDARWWGPDPDSYDPMRFYDKDTIAARPNLAYVAFGAGPHRCLGAPMTEMIAQLLLAQLHQRFRVQIPTDWIPRYDPSVSRPYVPAVITKVPAAAN; via the coding sequence ATGGGCGACTACTGGGCGGACCCCTGCGGATACCTGCGGGAGTTGAGAAACCGCTACGGTGACGTCTATCGGCTTCCGTGGCCGATGGCTGAAGTGGTGGTGGTGAACCATCCCGACCACGTGGCCCACGTCCTGAATAGCCGGGAGGGCGAGTACGGCCGCACGAGCGGTCCGGGCGCCGGCTTCGCCGGGTTTGCGGTGGGCGTTGGGTTGGCCATGTTGGAGGGGGAGAAGTATCGCCAGCGGCGCAAGGCGCTGGCACCGATGTTCGGTCGCCGGCAGCTCACGAGGATCGCCACGTGTCTCGCCGACGAGTTCGACAAAAGCCTGGCCAGATGGGATCGGTTCGCCGAGTCCGGCGAACGGATCGATCTGCACGAAGAGCTGCCCGCTGTGATCATGCCGGCGTTCATGCGAGTGATGTTTTCGATAGAGCTCACCGACGCCGAGCTGCACCAGGTTGCAGTCGATGTCCGCGCCTTGCTGTCCCCGTTTACGTCTTCCTTGGGCTTTCTCGGCCGCCCCAGGCTGCTACTGGAAGCCGGGAATATCGCACAGGCGTGGTTGCGGATGCGGCGCTGGGTGTTGCGGCGAGTGGACGAACGATTGGCCGACGGTCAATCTTACGACGACGCGATGCAGGTGGTTCTGGACGCGCACCGCCGGGACGGCAGGTCCATCCGTCGGCGCGACGCCGTCTTGGACATCATGAGCCTGATGGGTGCCGCTTGGGACAGCGTCGACGCGTCGTTGGCGTGGACGCTGGGGTTGCTCCCGCAGAATCCAGCAGCTCAGCAGCGGCTCTACGACGAGGTTGATGGGCTTGGTGGGGCGGTGCCGACTTTCGATGATCTGGATCGGCTGCAGTGGGCGAGGGCGTGCTTCGCGGAGGGTCTGCGGCTGGAGGCCCCTCCCTTCCTACTGCGGGTTGCAAAGGTTAACGACACCATCGGTGGATACCATATCCGTCGCGGAAGCCGTGTCGGAGTATCGCCGTATGCCCTGCATCGTGATGCACGCTGGTGGGGTCCTGATCCCGACAGCTACGATCCGATGCGGTTTTACGACAAGGACACCATCGCGGCGCGGCCGAACCTGGCCTACGTCGCCTTCGGCGCCGGACCACACCGTTGTCTCGGTGCGCCGATGACCGAGATGATCGCGCAACTCCTGCTCGCCCAACTCCATCAGCGGTTCCGGGTACAAATTCCCACTGACTGGATTCCCCGGTACGATCCTTCTGTCTCTCGGCCGTACGTGCCCGCCGTCATCACCAAGGTGCCCGCGGCAGCGAATTGA
- a CDS encoding SDR family oxidoreductase, with protein MARSTRIDDGRVSSIQKVPPGESGKTLPLSRLRHLASVLITGAARAIGKSTAMQMAAEGSDVIAGVRTEQDGKAIAATNPRRTSPVLLDITNAEHISALANSLPTQLNAVVNNARIAVSGPVEAVPPTEVRRTSFEVNVTGQRAVTQAVLPRLRRSRG; from the coding sequence ATGGCCCGATCCACGCGTATCGACGATGGGCGAGTCAGTTCTATCCAGAAGGTGCCGCCTGGTGAGAGCGGGAAAACCCTGCCACTCAGCAGGCTGAGACACCTTGCCTCCGTACTGATTACTGGCGCAGCCCGAGCCATCGGAAAGTCGACCGCTATGCAAATGGCCGCGGAGGGCTCAGACGTCATCGCAGGCGTCCGAACGGAGCAAGATGGCAAGGCAATCGCCGCCACGAATCCGCGCCGGACTTCGCCGGTACTGCTCGACATCACAAATGCCGAACACATTAGCGCGCTTGCCAATTCGTTACCGACGCAGCTCAATGCAGTCGTGAACAATGCCCGGATAGCGGTGAGCGGACCAGTGGAAGCCGTCCCACCAACTGAGGTGCGCCGGACTTCATTCGAGGTGAACGTGACCGGACAACGTGCGGTCACACAGGCCGTGCTCCCGCGGCTGCGGCGCTCGCGCGGATAG
- a CDS encoding Rieske 2Fe-2S domain-containing protein: MTAGKTRPQPYPTGADTGASPAAQVDPITQSDVTAVKTVSLQETRQLCDAPPPFPFGWYAVALCHELRAGAVLTRRFMDREIVIYRTESGTACAVEAYCPHLGAHLGHGGEVCGEELRCPFHGFRFSVKGSCVYSPSGAPPPAARLGLLEVREIHGAVFVWHGPAGQVPWEITPLGGDESDWHHVRHTVRHVHSHPQELIENNIDIAHLSTLHELRNAQLVEPPIYDGPRMRVDYTYTQPTPWTSGVDVKMCIRMDGLGILVDEVDILGFSMRFIGLATPVGERDTVQHLLVSVRKRGRSPVGKAFWCVVEKVFGLFVMRGLADQVKLDESVWINKKYLRRPAIAEGDGPIHAYRRWASQFYPEGAAW; the protein is encoded by the coding sequence GTGACGGCGGGCAAAACCCGGCCGCAACCGTACCCAACCGGGGCCGACACTGGTGCTTCGCCGGCGGCGCAGGTCGATCCCATCACTCAGTCGGACGTCACGGCGGTGAAAACGGTGTCGCTGCAAGAGACGCGACAGCTTTGCGATGCACCTCCGCCTTTCCCGTTCGGGTGGTATGCGGTGGCGCTGTGTCACGAGCTGCGTGCGGGCGCGGTGTTGACCCGTCGGTTCATGGATCGCGAGATTGTCATCTATCGCACGGAGTCGGGAACGGCGTGCGCGGTGGAGGCGTACTGCCCGCATCTGGGTGCCCATCTGGGGCATGGCGGCGAGGTGTGTGGCGAGGAGCTGCGTTGTCCGTTTCACGGCTTCCGGTTCTCGGTGAAAGGTTCGTGTGTGTACTCGCCGTCGGGTGCCCCGCCTCCTGCGGCGCGCCTGGGTCTTCTCGAAGTCCGCGAGATCCACGGTGCCGTTTTCGTGTGGCATGGCCCCGCCGGACAGGTGCCGTGGGAGATTACGCCGCTGGGCGGCGATGAATCGGACTGGCACCATGTGAGGCACACGGTTCGGCACGTACACAGCCATCCGCAGGAACTTATCGAGAACAATATCGACATCGCGCATCTCAGTACTCTGCATGAGTTGCGGAATGCTCAACTGGTCGAGCCGCCAATTTATGACGGCCCGCGAATGCGCGTTGACTACACCTACACCCAACCGACTCCCTGGACGTCTGGTGTTGACGTCAAGATGTGCATTCGAATGGACGGTTTGGGCATCCTTGTCGACGAGGTCGACATACTCGGTTTCTCAATGCGGTTCATCGGCTTGGCGACTCCGGTCGGTGAACGCGATACGGTCCAGCATCTGCTTGTGAGCGTGCGCAAACGGGGCCGAAGCCCAGTGGGCAAAGCGTTCTGGTGTGTCGTCGAAAAAGTGTTCGGACTGTTCGTTATGCGCGGGCTGGCCGACCAAGTCAAGCTAGATGAGTCGGTATGGATCAACAAGAAGTATCTGCGCCGTCCGGCCATTGCTGAGGGGGATGGCCCGATCCACGCGTATCGACGATGGGCGAGTCAGTTCTATCCAGAAGGTGCCGCCTGGTGA
- a CDS encoding Rieske 2Fe-2S domain-containing protein, with protein MTASKTRPQPYPTGADTGASPAGRVDPVSQSDVTAVKTVSLQEARLLCDAPPPFPFGWFAVALCHELRAGAVLTRQFMDREIVVYRTESGTACAVEAYCPHLGAHLGHGGEVCGEELRCPFHGFRFSVKGSCVYSPSGAPPPAARLGLLEVREIHGAVFVWHGPAGQVPWEIDAPDDESEWRKVGHTVRHVHSHPQELAENNIDIMHFGALHGFRNFQLVKPPIFDGPRMRLDYTYTQLTPWNSGVDVEIRFRIDGFGVVVNEADLFGFSLRFFALWTPVGERDTIQYLLVSVRKRGRSPVGKAFWCGVEKMSGPFILRGLVDQIKQDESVWTNKKYLRRPAIAEGDGPIHAYRRWASQFYPEGAAW; from the coding sequence GTGACGGCGAGCAAGACCCGGCCGCAACCGTACCCAACCGGGGCCGACACTGGTGCTTCGCCGGCGGGGCGGGTCGATCCCGTCAGTCAGTCGGACGTCACGGCGGTGAAAACGGTGTCGCTGCAAGAGGCGCGACTGCTTTGCGATGCGCCTCCGCCTTTCCCGTTCGGGTGGTTCGCGGTGGCGCTGTGTCACGAGCTGCGTGCGGGTGCGGTGTTGACCCGTCAGTTCATGGATCGCGAGATAGTCGTCTATCGCACGGAGTCGGGAACGGCGTGCGCGGTGGAGGCGTACTGCCCGCATCTGGGTGCCCATCTGGGGCACGGCGGCGAGGTGTGTGGCGAGGAGCTGCGTTGTCCGTTTCACGGCTTCCGGTTCTCGGTGAAAGGTTCGTGCGTGTACTCGCCGTCGGGTGCCCCGCCTCCTGCGGCGCGCCTGGGTCTTCTCGAAGTCCGCGAGATCCACGGTGCCGTTTTCGTGTGGCACGGCCCCGCCGGACAGGTGCCGTGGGAGATTGATGCGCCCGACGATGAATCGGAGTGGCGCAAGGTGGGACACACGGTTCGGCACGTTCACAGCCACCCGCAGGAACTTGCCGAAAATAATATCGACATCATGCATTTTGGGGCCTTGCATGGGTTCCGGAATTTTCAACTGGTCAAGCCACCGATTTTTGACGGCCCGCGAATGCGCCTTGACTACACCTACACTCAGCTGACTCCGTGGAATTCTGGTGTTGACGTCGAAATACGCTTTCGAATCGACGGTTTCGGCGTCGTTGTCAACGAGGCCGATCTATTCGGTTTTTCGCTGCGGTTTTTTGCCCTGTGGACTCCGGTCGGTGAACGCGACACGATCCAGTATCTCCTTGTGAGCGTGCGCAAACGGGGCCGAAGCCCAGTGGGCAAAGCGTTCTGGTGTGGCGTCGAAAAAATGAGCGGGCCGTTCATCCTGCGCGGACTGGTCGACCAAATCAAGCAAGATGAGTCGGTATGGACTAACAAGAAGTATTTGCGCCGTCCGGCAATTGCTGAGGGGGATGGTCCGATCCACGCGTATCGACGATGGGCGAGTCAGTTCTATCCAGAAGGTGCAGCCTGGTGA
- a CDS encoding Rieske 2Fe-2S domain-containing protein, whose protein sequence is MTTFEAQDAAAHVDPVTQSDVTAARSLSLEEARLLRDAPPPFPFGWYAVAQCHELRAGAVLTRQFMDREIVIYRTESGTVCATEAYCPHLGAHLGHGGEVCGEELRCPFHGFRFSVKGSCVYSPSGAPPPAARLGLLEVREIHGAILVWHGPAGQVPWEIDAPDDESEWRKVGYRVRNVHSHPQELLENSIDITHFSALHGFGKVKVSRPATFDGPRLGVDYALKQKTPWRSDVDVTLRIRLNGLGFAITEVETLGFTLRLVGLATLVAERDTSHLLLMSIRKQGRSLPGKAFWRCAQMVLGPFVMGGLMNQINQDDPVWTNKKYLRRPAIADGDGPIHAYRRWVSQFYPEDAAW, encoded by the coding sequence TTGACAACCTTCGAAGCTCAGGACGCGGCGGCGCACGTCGATCCCGTCACTCAGTCGGACGTCACGGCGGCGAGATCACTGTCGCTGGAAGAGGCGCGACTGCTTCGCGATGCACCTCCGCCTTTCCCGTTCGGGTGGTATGCGGTGGCGCAGTGTCACGAGCTGCGTGCGGGCGCGGTCTTGACCCGTCAGTTCATGGATCGCGAGATTGTCATCTATCGCACGGAGTCAGGAACGGTGTGCGCCACCGAGGCGTACTGCCCGCATCTGGGAGCCCACCTGGGGCACGGCGGCGAGGTGTGTGGCGAAGAGCTGCGTTGTCCGTTTCACGGCTTCCGGTTCTCGGTGAAAGGTTCGTGTGTGTACTCACCGTCAGGTGCTCCGCCTCCCGCGGCGCGCCTGGGTCTTCTCGAAGTCCGCGAGATCCACGGTGCGATCTTGGTGTGGCACGGCCCCGCCGGGCAGGTGCCATGGGAGATTGATGCGCCCGACGATGAATCGGAGTGGCGCAAAGTGGGATACAGGGTTCGCAACGTTCACAGCCATCCGCAGGAACTCCTCGAAAACAGCATCGACATCACGCATTTCAGTGCTTTGCATGGGTTCGGAAAAGTTAAGGTCTCTCGCCCCGCAACTTTTGACGGCCCACGGTTGGGCGTTGACTATGCGCTCAAACAGAAGACCCCGTGGAGGTCTGATGTTGATGTCACACTGCGCATTCGACTGAATGGTCTGGGCTTTGCCATTACCGAGGTGGAGACACTCGGCTTCACGCTGCGGCTCGTCGGTTTGGCGACACTCGTTGCTGAGCGCGATACGAGCCATTTGCTGTTGATGAGCATACGCAAACAAGGCCGAAGCCTCCCGGGCAAAGCCTTCTGGCGTTGCGCCCAAATGGTGCTCGGACCGTTCGTTATGGGCGGACTGATGAACCAGATCAACCAAGATGACCCGGTGTGGACTAACAAGAAGTATCTGCGCCGTCCGGCTATTGCTGACGGTGATGGTCCGATCCACGCCTATCGACGATGGGTGAGTCAGTTTTATCCAGAAGACGCAGCCTGGTGA
- a CDS encoding cytochrome P450, with translation MTTTPQLPFVQESPLDIAPELRAIQRGTIHRVRTATGDEAWLVLDYAHVRQLLDDERLGRAHPDPQNAPRVSESPLLGIVMGNFETEAADHAVMRNLLQPHFSPKHLRALVPRVEEFTTALLDEMVEQGPPADLHSQLAMPLPILVICELLGVPYSDRDQFRQWTEDVGNLEDRTRSERGMAELFGYSMKLVQHKRAHPDDDVISRLSAADDLDDTGATLLSFALLFAGHETTVVQISLGTLMLLANRDQWSMLQNQPALIPRAVEELMRASTMGATVGGIPRYARSDFDFNGVTIHAGDLVLLDIISANHDPTVFADPEQLTITRNEAAHLSFGFGPHYCVGAQLARIQLQTVFTQLIRRFPSMQLTCDPAAVPMRQDTITGGLVQLPVSW, from the coding sequence GTGACGACCACCCCTCAACTGCCGTTTGTCCAGGAGTCACCACTCGATATCGCGCCTGAATTGCGCGCGATACAGCGAGGCACCATTCATCGGGTCCGCACTGCGACCGGCGACGAAGCCTGGCTAGTCCTCGATTATGCGCACGTGCGACAACTGCTCGATGACGAGCGTCTCGGCCGGGCGCATCCCGATCCCCAAAACGCCCCTCGCGTCTCCGAATCGCCATTGCTCGGAATCGTGATGGGCAACTTCGAGACCGAAGCGGCCGACCACGCCGTAATGCGGAACCTGCTGCAGCCCCATTTCTCGCCCAAACATCTGCGGGCGTTGGTCCCAAGGGTGGAGGAATTCACGACCGCGTTGCTGGACGAAATGGTAGAGCAAGGTCCCCCCGCTGATTTGCACTCGCAATTGGCGATGCCACTACCGATTCTGGTGATCTGTGAACTGCTCGGGGTGCCCTATTCCGATCGTGACCAATTCAGGCAGTGGACCGAGGATGTAGGCAACTTGGAGGATCGCACACGTTCCGAGCGGGGGATGGCAGAGCTGTTCGGCTACAGCATGAAGCTGGTCCAGCACAAACGCGCCCATCCCGACGACGACGTGATCTCCCGGCTCAGCGCCGCCGACGACCTCGACGACACTGGGGCCACCTTGCTGTCCTTCGCCTTGCTGTTCGCCGGCCACGAGACCACGGTGGTCCAGATCTCGTTGGGGACATTGATGTTGCTGGCGAACCGTGACCAGTGGTCCATGCTTCAGAACCAGCCAGCGCTGATCCCCAGAGCCGTCGAAGAACTAATGCGGGCATCGACAATGGGGGCCACCGTGGGCGGAATCCCCCGCTATGCGCGGTCCGATTTTGACTTCAATGGTGTCACGATCCACGCGGGAGACCTCGTGCTGCTGGACATCATTTCGGCCAACCACGACCCGACCGTGTTCGCCGACCCCGAGCAACTGACCATCACCCGCAACGAAGCAGCCCACCTCAGTTTTGGATTCGGCCCACACTATTGCGTCGGGGCCCAGTTGGCCCGTATCCAGTTGCAAACGGTTTTCACACAACTCATCCGACGCTTCCCGTCCATGCAATTGACCTGCGACCCTGCCGCAGTGCCCATGCGTCAAGACACGATTACTGGCGGCCTCGTTCAACTACCGGTGTCTTGGTAA